The Candidatus Hydrogenedentota bacterium genome has a segment encoding these proteins:
- the mgtE gene encoding magnesium transporter, which yields MAEPELKIQTPWEEIRDCIVRNDAAGLTETLDRIPSSDVARALARLDDEERMRVFQMLDPEDAADVIEELEDSQGADILEDLPAHEAAPILDAMESDRRADIVGELEEEDAEEILSRMDPEEAQDVRELLLHDPESAGGVMMTEYLSYAGDTEVGRVLREVREQTDAGDEVGLPYAYVLSESGKLAGVLSLREALMAPATKRVKDLMIPNPVYVFTDTGLQELDDIFERYPFWALPVTDEHGVLQGVVRRVDLEEAWSEAQGRSFLRFSGIVSGDELRSMPLWERTRRRLSWLFVNLLLSGVAASVVLAYQKTINNVFLLVFFMPIIANISGCNGNQAVAVSIRELTLGLIKPEDFFHVWMKEIFVGVINGAALGAVLGVVAVVFGGGSPMLGLVVALAFFLNIIVAVSLGGLIPLLLSRFKIDPALGAPPILTTITDMCGFMLVLGLASIALATGLL from the coding sequence ATGGCCGAGCCCGAGCTGAAGATTCAGACGCCCTGGGAGGAAATCCGCGACTGCATCGTGCGGAATGACGCCGCCGGCCTGACGGAAACCCTTGACCGCATCCCCTCCAGCGACGTGGCGCGCGCGTTGGCGCGCCTGGACGACGAGGAGCGGATGCGGGTCTTCCAGATGCTGGACCCGGAGGACGCGGCGGACGTCATCGAGGAGCTGGAGGACTCGCAGGGCGCGGACATCCTGGAGGACCTGCCGGCGCACGAGGCGGCCCCGATCCTGGACGCGATGGAGAGCGACCGGCGCGCGGACATCGTGGGGGAGCTGGAGGAGGAGGACGCCGAGGAAATCCTGAGCCGGATGGACCCGGAGGAGGCGCAGGACGTGCGCGAGCTCCTGCTGCACGACCCGGAGAGCGCGGGCGGCGTCATGATGACGGAGTACCTTTCGTACGCGGGGGACACGGAGGTGGGCCGGGTGCTGCGGGAGGTGCGCGAGCAGACGGACGCGGGCGACGAGGTGGGCCTGCCCTACGCGTACGTCCTCTCGGAGAGCGGCAAGCTGGCCGGGGTGCTCTCGCTGCGGGAGGCGCTGATGGCGCCGGCCACGAAGCGCGTCAAAGACCTGATGATCCCGAACCCGGTGTATGTGTTCACGGACACGGGGCTCCAGGAGCTGGACGACATTTTCGAGCGCTACCCCTTCTGGGCGCTGCCCGTGACGGACGAGCACGGGGTGCTGCAGGGCGTGGTGCGGCGGGTGGACCTGGAGGAGGCCTGGAGCGAGGCGCAGGGCCGCAGTTTCCTGCGGTTCAGCGGCATCGTGAGCGGCGACGAGCTGCGGTCCATGCCCCTGTGGGAACGGACCCGCCGGCGGCTCTCCTGGCTTTTCGTCAACCTGCTCCTGAGCGGGGTGGCGGCGAGCGTGGTGCTGGCCTACCAGAAAACCATCAATAACGTCTTCCTGCTGGTCTTCTTCATGCCCATCATCGCGAACATCAGCGGGTGCAACGGGAACCAGGCGGTGGCGGTGAGCATCCGCGAGCTGACGCTGGGCCTGATCAAGCCCGAGGACTTCTTCCATGTGTGGATGAAGGAGATTTTTGTCGGCGTCATCAACGGCGCGGCCCTGGGCGCGGTGCTGGGGGTGGTGGCGGTGGTCTTCGGCGGGGGGTCGCCCATGCTGGGGCTGGTCGTCGCGCTGGCCTTCTTCCTGAACATCATTGTGGCCGTGTCGCTGGGCGGCCTGATCCCCCTGCTGCTGAGCCGGTTCAAGATTGACCCGGCCCTGGGCGCGCCGCCGATCCTCACGACCATCACCGACATGTGCGGGTTCATGCTGGTGCTCGGCCTCGCGAGCATCGCCCTTGCAACGGGCCTCCTGTAG